In Desulfovibrio gilichinskyi, a genomic segment contains:
- a CDS encoding CvpA family protein, with protein MNTAGLALNSLDIILIVIAAGLIFRGLLRGIVREAISVFSLILGFYLAARYHQDLMPYFSNFFDGPGTVKAFSYLSIIAATVLVSALLGIVIKKILTITMLGWADQVLGGFLGLVEAVLVGGILIIILNSFTPNADFLTKSKLAPKVISTASFFISFAPDNVLESLDIKSMLPEQSLLNNQIKDIM; from the coding sequence ATGAATACAGCAGGATTAGCTCTAAACTCGCTAGATATTATTCTTATAGTTATTGCTGCAGGATTAATTTTCAGAGGACTTCTTCGCGGAATCGTGCGGGAAGCAATTTCTGTTTTTTCCCTAATTTTAGGATTTTATCTGGCTGCAAGGTATCACCAAGACCTCATGCCCTATTTCAGTAATTTTTTTGACGGCCCCGGGACTGTAAAAGCTTTCAGCTATCTTTCGATAATTGCTGCAACAGTTCTTGTTTCTGCACTGCTTGGAATTGTTATTAAGAAAATTCTTACAATAACAATGCTGGGCTGGGCCGATCAAGTTCTGGGTGGTTTTTTAGGACTGGTTGAAGCTGTATTAGTAGGCGGAATACTCATTATTATTCTTAACAGTTTTACGCCTAATGCAGATTTTTTAACTAAATCAAAACTAGCTCCGAAAGTCATATCCACTGCAAGCTTTTTTATTAGTTTTGCACCGGATAATGTTTTAGAATCACTGGATATTAAATCCATGCTTCCTGAACAATCTTTACTCAATAATCAAATCAAAGACATCATGTAA
- the mazG gene encoding nucleoside triphosphate pyrophosphohydrolase: MNNSKSLDKLRGVISALLGPEGCPWDKEQTPLSLCDYVVEEAFEMVEAIRADDSKEAMEELGDVMFLLLFIADLYEKKGSFTLEDALDSSSAKMIRRHPHVFAEAKIENQAELLRNWEKIKRSEKDASNKIFDSLPKGLPPLLKSYRINSKAARAGFTFESDAQCTQQLESEWKEWTEALNSGDMSKSEEEFGDYMFALVELGRRKGIKANSALDRANIKFLERFSKMEDLARNQNKDVSEMELSELNELWNQIK; this comes from the coding sequence ATGAATAATTCAAAATCACTCGATAAATTACGCGGAGTTATCTCCGCACTTCTCGGCCCTGAAGGTTGTCCATGGGACAAAGAGCAGACTCCCCTTTCGCTTTGCGACTATGTAGTTGAAGAAGCTTTTGAAATGGTCGAAGCGATCAGAGCAGACGATTCAAAAGAAGCAATGGAAGAGTTAGGCGATGTAATGTTTCTTCTTCTTTTCATAGCGGATCTGTATGAAAAAAAAGGGTCATTCACCCTTGAAGACGCTCTTGATTCCAGCTCCGCCAAGATGATCAGAAGGCATCCGCATGTTTTTGCGGAAGCCAAAATAGAAAATCAGGCTGAATTACTCCGTAACTGGGAAAAAATTAAACGCAGCGAAAAAGACGCTTCGAATAAAATTTTCGATTCACTACCTAAAGGACTGCCGCCACTTCTAAAGTCCTACCGCATCAACTCCAAGGCAGCACGCGCTGGGTTTACTTTTGAATCAGATGCACAGTGCACGCAGCAGCTTGAAAGTGAATGGAAAGAATGGACTGAAGCTCTTAATTCAGGCGACATGTCTAAATCCGAAGAAGAATTCGGCGACTACATGTTCGCTCTAGTTGAACTTGGGCGCAGAAAAGGAATTAAAGCAAACAGTGCTCTTGATAGAGCAAACATTAAATTTTTAGAAAGATTTTCTAAAATGGAAGATCTCGCACGAAACCAGAATAAAGATGTTTCTGAAATGGAACTTTCTGAGCTAAACGAGCTTTGGAATCAGATTAAGTAG